In one window of Anaeromusa acidaminophila DSM 3853 DNA:
- a CDS encoding anion permease produces the protein MSKTVSSILTVGIVVALWLIPTPDGLSLQAWHLFAIFMGTVTGFILQPIAAGSVALIAMVLAALTGTLKFSQVLGAFSGGTVWLIVSAFILARAFIITGLGKRIAYLVMRSFGNSSLKLVYSLAISDIIIGPAIPSNSARAGGLVFPIVASLCEAFESHPGETARRIGAFLVTSVFHIDLVVSAMFMTAMVGNPVAAAMAKKILDVDITWMDWFVAASVPGIVALVAIPYVLFKVYPPEIKKTPEARDMADNVLKEMGPMSRAEKIMLVVFVMLIGLWATAQYTKLDGTLIAFMGLCILLATNVLTWNHVIKETRAWDTLVWVGSVIALSDYLNKLGFISWFAKILENQMVGVGMLTAVVLSFVIYLYSHYFFASMSAHVTAMYGALITLGVAAGAPPFISAFVVALASNICGCLTHFGTGPAPVYFGAGYVDQKTWWQLGFLVSLMHIVIWLGVGGAWWKVLGYW, from the coding sequence TTGAGCAAAACGGTATCATCTATTCTTACTGTGGGCATTGTTGTTGCCCTGTGGCTTATACCGACGCCGGATGGCTTGTCCTTGCAAGCATGGCATCTATTTGCCATCTTTATGGGCACGGTAACAGGCTTTATTTTGCAGCCCATTGCAGCGGGGTCCGTAGCGCTGATTGCTATGGTCTTGGCGGCGCTGACAGGAACGCTTAAATTCTCCCAGGTGTTGGGGGCCTTCAGCGGCGGTACGGTTTGGTTAATCGTGTCGGCTTTCATTTTAGCGCGGGCCTTCATTATTACCGGTTTGGGTAAGCGTATTGCGTATTTGGTAATGCGCTCCTTCGGCAACAGCAGTTTGAAGCTGGTGTACTCCTTGGCCATCAGTGATATTATCATTGGTCCGGCGATTCCGTCCAACTCGGCGCGCGCCGGCGGTCTGGTATTTCCGATTGTGGCCAGTTTGTGCGAAGCTTTTGAATCGCATCCTGGCGAAACAGCGCGGCGAATCGGCGCGTTTTTGGTAACCTCGGTCTTTCATATTGATTTGGTCGTTTCTGCAATGTTTATGACAGCCATGGTGGGCAACCCAGTGGCGGCGGCGATGGCGAAGAAGATTTTGGATGTAGATATTACTTGGATGGATTGGTTTGTGGCCGCCTCAGTGCCTGGCATAGTGGCGCTCGTTGCCATTCCGTATGTGCTGTTCAAGGTGTATCCGCCGGAAATCAAGAAAACTCCTGAAGCTCGTGACATGGCGGATAACGTGCTGAAAGAAATGGGACCGATGTCTCGGGCGGAAAAAATCATGCTGGTCGTCTTTGTGATGCTCATTGGCTTGTGGGCTACAGCGCAGTACACGAAGCTGGATGGCACGCTGATTGCGTTTATGGGCTTGTGCATTTTGTTGGCTACCAATGTATTGACTTGGAACCATGTTATCAAGGAAACTAGAGCATGGGATACCTTGGTTTGGGTAGGCAGCGTTATTGCCTTATCGGATTATCTGAACAAGCTAGGCTTTATTTCGTGGTTTGCTAAAATTCTAGAAAATCAGATGGTCGGCGTAGGGATGCTGACGGCGGTGGTGCTGTCTTTTGTGATTTACTTGTACAGTCATTATTTCTTTGCCAGCATGTCGGCGCATGTTACCGCCATGTATGGCGCGCTGATTACGCTGGGCGTGGCTGCTGGAGCGCCGCCGTTTATTTCGGCTTTTGTCGTGGCCTTGGCTTCTAATATCTGCGGCTGCCTGACTCATTTTGGCACAGGACCGGCTCCAGTATATTTTGGTGCGGGCTATGTAGATCAAAAGACATGGTGGCAGCTGGGCTTTTTAGTTTCGCTTATGCATATAGTTATTTGGCTGGGCGTTGGCGGCGCTTGGTGGAAAGTACTTGGTTACTGGTAA